Proteins from a single region of Drosophila biarmipes strain raj3 chromosome 3R, RU_DBia_V1.1, whole genome shotgun sequence:
- the LOC108032209 gene encoding 40S ribosomal protein S20 — translation MAAAPKDIEKPHGGDSASVHRIRITLTSRNVRSLENVCRDLINGAKNQNLRVKGPVRMPTKTLRITTRKTPCGEGSKTWDRFQMRIHKRIIDLHSPSEIVKKITSINIEPGVEVEVTIAN, via the exons ATG GCTGCTGCACCCAAGGATATTGAGAAGCCCCATGGCGGCGATTCTGCCTCTGTGCACCGCATCCGCATCACCCTGACCTCCAGGAACGTGCGCTCGCTGGAGAACGTGTGCCGCGACCTGATCAACGGTGCCAAGAACCAGAACCTGCGCGTCAAG GGCCCCGTGCGCATGCCGACCAAGACCCTGCGCATCACCACCCGTAAGACTCCTTGTGGTGAGGGTTCCAAGACCTGGGATCGCTTCCAG ATGAGAATCCACAAGCGCATCATCGACTTGCACTCGCCCTCCGAGATCGTCAAGAAGATCACCTCGATCAACATCGAGCCCGGCGTAGAAGTTGAGGTCACCATCGCCAACTAA
- the LOC108031809 gene encoding zinc finger HIT domain-containing protein 2, with product MSEAEEKCHFCREAPFKYTCPKCNALYCSVGCYKSKEHLKCSEEFYKSCIQDELAGATVTQESQEDVRKIYDILKRMRESDNGFCPQDFDNDGLENPLDSDGGDEGEAEDEEGEEIPGEEDLLDDVEEDIAARLKGVDINDADEVWSRLTTEEQEEFQKLITNGDIMKLMPDYKAWWIKPKNSKIVVIPTPEEAAKKESPAPEIYGNIAKFSDICKKTPSPCLHFNLWNILSAYACVARFFGGEQRTNASEAVAHLVNLSATLKYGTNFEDAEDAIVSVEMEAITTGNGPAGAAPVGSAAAGANFLVESRDQLQQDARQLMASKEHKLAALSDVLHLLQQTKTMSRRKNPQEAEFQKLFALASGSVELDRTKLTQLVRKIEFMLSYVAREEVL from the exons ATGTCGGAAGCTGAGGAAAAGTGTCATTT CTGTCGCGAAGCGCCCTTCAAGTACACCTGCCCCAAGTGCAATGCCCTGTACTGCAGTGTGGGATGCTACAAGTCCAAGGAGCACCTCAAATGCTCCGAGGAATTCTACAAATCCTGCATCCAGGACGAACTTGCGGGAGCCACGGTGACGCAGGAAAGCCAGGAGGACGTGAGGAAAATATACGACATATTGAAGAGGATGCGGGAATCGGACAATGGCTTCTGTCCCCAGGATTTCGATAATGATGGGTTGGAAAATCCTTTGGATTCGGACGGAGGCGATGAGGGAGAGGCAGAAGATGAAGAAGGGGAAGAGATTCCTGGAGAGGAAGATTTACTTGATGACGTTGAAGAAGACATAGCTGCTCGACTTAAGGGCGTCGATATCAATGATGCGGACGAAGTTTGGAGCAGGCTAACCACGGAGGAGCAAGAGGAGTTCCAGAAACTAATCACAAACGGTGACATTATGAAGCTCATGCCGGACTACAAGGCCTGGTGGATCAAGCCAAAGAACTCCAAGATTGTGGTTATTCCCACGCCCGAAGAGGCTGCCAAGAAAGAGAGCCCTGCGCCCGAAATATACGGGAATATTGCCAAGTTCTCGGACATTTGTAAAAAGACTCCTTCGCCCTGCCTGCACTTTAATCTGTGGAACATCCTGAGCGCCTACGCCTGTGTGGCTCGCTTTTTTGGCGGCGAACAGAGAACAAATGCCAGTGAAGCGGTGGCCCATCTCGTCAATCTTAGTGCCACCTTAAAGTATGGCACCAACTTTGAGGATGCCGAGGACGCCATTGTCTCCGTCGAGATGGAGGCCATCACTACGGGGAATGGGCCTGCGGGAGCGGCACCCGTGGGAAGTGCGGCAGCAGGGGCGAATTTCCTGGTGGAAAGCCGGGATCAACTGCAGCAGGATGCCCGCCAGCTGATGGCTTCAAAGGAGCACAAATTGGCCGCTCTCAGCGATGTGCTTCACCTCCTACAGCAGACAAAGACCATGAGCAGGCGGAAGAATCCACAAGAAGCCGAGTTCCAGAAACTATTCGCCCTGGCCAGCGGAAGTGTAGAGCTGGATCGCACaaaactgacccagcttgtGCGGAAGATCGAGTTCATGCTGTCGTATGTGGCGCGGGAAGAGGTCCTTTGA
- the LOC108032208 gene encoding calmodulin-like protein 4 produces the protein MARYFKEQDIDEFRECFYLFARSGQINNLDELTVIMRSLGLSPTIQELVSYLKQKNGKMSFADFLDIMHQHSKVESLPDEVIAAFKAADPQNKGTISARQLRNLLQNWGEGLSMREVDNIFREANVNNNSTVRYADFVKIACAPVPDYY, from the exons ATG GCTCGTTACTTCAAGGAACAGGATATTGATG AGTTCCGTGAATGTTTTTATCTGTTCGCCCGTTCGGGCCAAATCAACAACTTGGACGAACTGACT GTCATCATGCGTTCGCTGGGTCTCTCGCCGACCATCCAAGAACTGGTTTCCTACCTGAAGCAGAAGAACGGAAAAATGAGCTTCGCCGACTTCCTGGACATCATGCACCAGCACTCCAAGGTGGAGAGTTTGCCGGACGAGGTGATCGCCGCCTTCAAGGCAGCCGATCCGCAGAACAAGGGCACCATCTCTGCCCGCCAGCTGCGCAATCTCCTCCAGAACTGGGGCGAGGGTCTGTCCATGCGCGAGGTGGACAACATCTTCCGGGAGGCCAATGTGAACAACAACAGCACGGTGCGGTATGCCGACTTTGTGAAGATTGCCTGCGCCCCAGTTCCAGACTACTATTAG
- the LOC108031967 gene encoding putative mediator of RNA polymerase II transcription subunit 26 isoform X1: MQMRVAELPAAQLLLPLLLLTGLASGQRVAPGVNPQHYQQVPQQVPQHHPPPPPQLHQPVYQQQVPSAPGVPPQQYQYEPVPVQQQAPVQYQQVPVQQQQQQQQIHQQPPPQQVHQQQPQQGHHQQAGGHHHGQPQQVLNTGNIQQERAHIQEHMQVPIDTSKMSEAELQFHYFKMHDSDNNNKLDGCELIKSLIHWHEQGSKEQPNGEKPHVEEKVFSDEELVALIDPILQMDDTSRDGYIDYPEFIKAQQKAAEKQQQQQQQQQPQDPQQQQQQPVH; encoded by the exons ATGCAGATGCGCGTCGCCGAGTTGCCGGCAgctcagctgctgctgcccctaCTCCTGCTGACTGGCCTGGCGAGTGGTCAGCGCGTCGCTCCCGGCGTGAATCCTCAGCACTAT CAGCAGGTGCCCCAGCAGGTGCCGCAGCATCaccctccgccgccgccgcagctcCACCAGCCGGTGTACCAGCAACAGGTTCCCTCGGCGCCTGGCGTGCCTCCCCAGCAATAT CAATATGAGCCCGTGCCCGTGCAGCAGCAGGCTCCAGTCCAGTACCAGCAAGTTCctgtgcagcagcaacagcagcagcagcagatccaCCAGCAACCTCCGCCGCAACAGgtgcatcagcagcagccgcagcagggCCACCACCAGCAGGCGGGAGGCCACCACCATGGCCAGCCTCAGCAGGTCCTGAACACTGGCAACATCCAGCAGGAGCGCGC TCACATCCAGGAGCACATGCAGGTGCCCATCGACACGAGCAAGATGTCCGAGGCCGAGCTGCAGTTCCACTATTTCAAGATGCACGACtcggacaacaacaacaagctgGACGGCTGCGAGCTGATCAAGTCGCTGATCCACTGGCACG AGCAAGGCAGCAAGGAGCAGCCGAACGGCGAGAAGCCGCACGTGGAGGAAAAGGTCTTCTCCGACGAGGAGCTGGTGGCCCTCATCGATCCCATCCTGCAGATGGACGACACCTCGCGCGACGGCTACATTGACTACCCGGAGTTCATCAAGGCGCAGCAGAAGGCGGccgagaagcagcagcagcagcagcaacagcaacagccgcAAGacccacagcagcagcagcagcagccggtTCATTAG
- the LOC108031967 gene encoding G-box-binding factor isoform X2, with translation MQMRVAELPAAQLLLPLLLLTGLASGQRVAPGVNPQHYQVPQQVPQHHPPPPPQLHQPVYQQQVPSAPGVPPQQYQYEPVPVQQQAPVQYQQVPVQQQQQQQQIHQQPPPQQVHQQQPQQGHHQQAGGHHHGQPQQVLNTGNIQQERAHIQEHMQVPIDTSKMSEAELQFHYFKMHDSDNNNKLDGCELIKSLIHWHEQGSKEQPNGEKPHVEEKVFSDEELVALIDPILQMDDTSRDGYIDYPEFIKAQQKAAEKQQQQQQQQQPQDPQQQQQQPVH, from the exons ATGCAGATGCGCGTCGCCGAGTTGCCGGCAgctcagctgctgctgcccctaCTCCTGCTGACTGGCCTGGCGAGTGGTCAGCGCGTCGCTCCCGGCGTGAATCCTCAGCACTAT CAGGTGCCCCAGCAGGTGCCGCAGCATCaccctccgccgccgccgcagctcCACCAGCCGGTGTACCAGCAACAGGTTCCCTCGGCGCCTGGCGTGCCTCCCCAGCAATAT CAATATGAGCCCGTGCCCGTGCAGCAGCAGGCTCCAGTCCAGTACCAGCAAGTTCctgtgcagcagcaacagcagcagcagcagatccaCCAGCAACCTCCGCCGCAACAGgtgcatcagcagcagccgcagcagggCCACCACCAGCAGGCGGGAGGCCACCACCATGGCCAGCCTCAGCAGGTCCTGAACACTGGCAACATCCAGCAGGAGCGCGC TCACATCCAGGAGCACATGCAGGTGCCCATCGACACGAGCAAGATGTCCGAGGCCGAGCTGCAGTTCCACTATTTCAAGATGCACGACtcggacaacaacaacaagctgGACGGCTGCGAGCTGATCAAGTCGCTGATCCACTGGCACG AGCAAGGCAGCAAGGAGCAGCCGAACGGCGAGAAGCCGCACGTGGAGGAAAAGGTCTTCTCCGACGAGGAGCTGGTGGCCCTCATCGATCCCATCCTGCAGATGGACGACACCTCGCGCGACGGCTACATTGACTACCCGGAGTTCATCAAGGCGCAGCAGAAGGCGGccgagaagcagcagcagcagcagcaacagcaacagccgcAAGacccacagcagcagcagcagcagccggtTCATTAG
- the LOC108031967 gene encoding G-box-binding factor isoform X3, which translates to MQMRVAELPAAQLLLPLLLLTGLASGQRVAPGVNPQHYQQVPQQVPQHHPPPPPQLHQPVYQQQVPSAPGVPPQQYQYEPVPVQQQAPVQYQQVPVQQQQQQQQIHQQPPPQQVHQQQPQQGHHQQAGGHHHGQPQQVLNTGNIQQERAHIQEHMQVPIDTSKMSEAELQFHYFKMHDSDNNNKLDGCELIKSLIHWHVKDSGQKPAEGQAEQPEEHKSGSVYTDKALEETIDYVLKSMDLDNDGFVDWAEYRKTEANIGKE; encoded by the exons ATGCAGATGCGCGTCGCCGAGTTGCCGGCAgctcagctgctgctgcccctaCTCCTGCTGACTGGCCTGGCGAGTGGTCAGCGCGTCGCTCCCGGCGTGAATCCTCAGCACTAT CAGCAGGTGCCCCAGCAGGTGCCGCAGCATCaccctccgccgccgccgcagctcCACCAGCCGGTGTACCAGCAACAGGTTCCCTCGGCGCCTGGCGTGCCTCCCCAGCAATAT CAATATGAGCCCGTGCCCGTGCAGCAGCAGGCTCCAGTCCAGTACCAGCAAGTTCctgtgcagcagcaacagcagcagcagcagatccaCCAGCAACCTCCGCCGCAACAGgtgcatcagcagcagccgcagcagggCCACCACCAGCAGGCGGGAGGCCACCACCATGGCCAGCCTCAGCAGGTCCTGAACACTGGCAACATCCAGCAGGAGCGCGC TCACATCCAGGAGCACATGCAGGTGCCCATCGACACGAGCAAGATGTCCGAGGCCGAGCTGCAGTTCCACTATTTCAAGATGCACGACtcggacaacaacaacaagctgGACGGCTGCGAGCTGATCAAGTCGCTGATCCACTGGCACG TCAAAGATAGTGGCCAGAAGCCGGCCGAAGGTCAGGCCGAGCAGCCGGAGGAGCACAAGTCCGGCTCGGTTTACACGGACAAGGCCCTGGAGGAGACCATCGACTATGTTCTGAAGTCCATGGATCTGGACAACGATGGATTCGTGGACTGGGCCGAGTACCGCAAGACTGAGGCGAATATTGGCAAGGAGTAG
- the LOC108031968 gene encoding uncharacterized protein LOC108031968 gives MAAMQSGGRPRERLLYAFRGWIAFVAFMDLGTAFRSYIERRSFLGDHSDTQFIEGDYTISRIIGMYCLLKAIALVHCTLYIHYRPVVSMGGCSLALTMVFYATEALYFRSSTINFYVIFPCVLNSITLLGLIYIPKRLRLWEPNMDLDDENSQLLKQMTGFKRRRAKKQ, from the exons AT GGCTGCCATGCAGTCCGGAGGACGACCCCGCGAGCGCCTTCTTTATGCATTCCGGGGATGGATAGCATTTGTCGCCTTCATGGACCTGGGCACAGCGTTCCGTAGCTATATAGAAAGACGCAGCTTCCTCGGCGACCACAGTGACACCCAGTTCATAGAGG GTGACTACACCATATCACGCATTATCGGAATGTACTGCCTGCTCAAGGCCATCGCTCTGGTCCACTGCACCCTCTACATCCACTACAGACC GGTTGTGAGCATGGGCGGCTGCTCCTTGGCCCTAACCATGGTCTTCTACGCCACCGAGGCTCTCTACTTTCGCTCCAGCACCATCAACTTTTACGTGATCTTCCCTTGCGTGCTAAACT CCATAACTCTACTGGGCCTCATCTACATACCCAAACGACTGCGGCTCTGGGAGCCAAACATGGATCTGGATGACGAAAACTCGCAGCTTCTCAAGCAGATGACGGGCTTCAAGAGGCGACGGgcgaaaaaacaataa
- the LOC108031843 gene encoding adenylosuccinate synthetase codes for MSATNGTHYEQLHQGRTKMYKSKVDVVLGAQWGDEGKGKVVDMLASEVDIVCRCQGGNNAGHTVVANGTEFDFHLLPSGVVNEKCVSVIGNGVVIHLPSLFDEVLKNEAKGLQHLENRLIISDRAHLVFDFHQHVDGMQEAEKGGKSLGTTKKGIGPAYSSKATRNGIRVGELLGDFNLFSDKFKSIVATHVRLFPSINVDVEAELARYKDYADKVRPYVKDTICFLHTALRNGKTILVEGANAAMLDIDFGTYPYVTSSNCSIGGVLTGLGLPPQTIGEVIGVVKAYTTRVGDGPFPTEQLNEIGDLLQTRGFEIGVTTKRKRRCGWLDIPLLKYTSLVNGYTCICLTKLDILDTLAEIKVAVAYKKPSGEKLDHFPGTIAELGSIEVEYAVLPGWRTSTEHIRNFKELPENAQSYVRFLESELSVPVRWVGVGKGRESIINVH; via the exons ATGTCAGCCACCAACGGCACGCACTACGAGCAGCTGCACCAGGGCCGCACCAAGATGTACAAGTCCAAGGTGGACGTCGTCCTGGGCGCCCAGTGGGGCGACGAGGGCAAGGGCAAAGTGGTGGACATGCTGGCCTCCGAAGTGGACATCGTGTGCAGGTGTCAG GGCGGCAATAATGCCGGACACACTGTGGTGGCTAATGGCACGGAGTTCGACTTTCATCTCCTGCCCAGTGGCGTTGTGAACGAGAAGTGCGTTTCCGTCATCG GCAACGGCGTCGTCATCCACCTGCCCTCGCTGTTCGACGAGGTGCTGAAGAACGAGGCCAAGGGGCTGCAGCATCTGGAGAACCGGCTGATCATCTCGGACCGTGCCCACCTGGTGTTCGACTTCCACCAGCATGTGGATGGCATGCAGGAGGCCGAGAAGGGCGGCAAGTCGCTGGGTACCACCAAGAAGGGCATCGGTCCGGCCTACTCCAGCAAGGCCACCCGCAACGGCATCCGAGTGGGCGAACTGCTCGGCGACTTCAACCTGTTTAGCGACAA GTTCAAGTCGATTGTGGCCACGCACGTGCGCCTGTTCCCATCGATTAATGTGGACGTGGAGGCGGAGCTGGCCCGCTACAAGGACTACGCGGATAAGGTGCGACCCTATGTCAAGGACACCATTTGCTTCCTGCACACCGCCCTGCGCAACGGCAAGACGATCCTGGTCGAGGGCGCCAACGCGGCCATGCTGGACATTGACTTCGGCACGTACCCGTATGTGAcgagcagcaactgcagcattGGCGGCGTTCTCACGGGTCTGGGTCTGCCACCGCAGACGATTGGCGAGGTGATTGGCGTGGTCAAGGCCTATACGACGCGAGTGGGCGATGGTCCCTTCCCCACCGAACAGCTGAAT GAAATTGGCGACTTGCTGCAGACGCGCGGCTTTGAGATCGGTGTCACCACCAAGCGAAAGCGCCGCTGCGGCTGGCTGGACATCCCGCTGCTGAAATACACGTCGCTGGTCAACGGCTACACTTGCATCTGTCTGACCAAGCTGGACATTCTCGACACGCTGGCCGAGATCAAGGTGGCCGTGGCCTACAAGAAGCCCAGTGGCGAGAAGCTCGATCACTTCCCAGGCACCATTGCCGAGCTGGGAAGCATTGAGGTGGAGTACGCCGTGCTGCCGGGGTGGCGGACGTCCACCGAGCACATACGCAACTTCAAGGAGCTGCCGGAGAACGCCCAGAGCTACGTCCGGTTCCTGGAGAGCGAGCTGAGCGTGCCCGTGCGCTGGGTGGGCGTCGGAAAGGGCCGCGAGTCCATCATCAACGTGCATTAA